Proteins encoded together in one Xiphophorus maculatus strain JP 163 A chromosome 13, X_maculatus-5.0-male, whole genome shotgun sequence window:
- the LOC111610470 gene encoding gastrula zinc finger protein XlCGF8.2DB-like, whose protein sequence is KHMMIHTGEKPFSCVNCGKGFSHKQVLTRHMMIHTGEKPFSCVNCGKSFSQKQHLTQHMMIHTGEKPFSCVNCGKGFSRKLSLTEHMMIHTGEKRFSCVNCGKGFSQKQYLTQHMMIHTGEKPFSCVKCGKCFSHKRILTRHMKIHTGEKPFSCVKCGKSFGQKRILTQHMMIHTGEKPLSCVNCGKGFSHKQVLTRHMMIHTGEKPFSCVKCGKSFSQKQYLTQHMMIHTGEKPFSCVNCGKGFSRKLSLTEHMMIHTGEK, encoded by the coding sequence aagcatatgatgattcacacaggtgaaaagccgttttcatgtgtgaactgtggaaaaggttttagtcacaaacaggttttaactcggcacatgatgattcacactggtgaaaagccgttttcatgtgtgaactgtggaaaaagttttagtcaaaaacagcatttaactcagcacatgatgattcacactggtgaaaagccgttttcatgtgtgaactgtggaaaaggttttagtcgaaaacttagtttaactgaacacatgatgattcacactggtgaaaaacgattttcatgtgtgaactgtggaaaaggttttagtcaaaaacagtatttaactcagcacatgatgattcacactggtgaaaagccgttttcatgtgtgaaatgtggaaaatgttttagtcacaaacggattttaactcggcacatgaagattcacactggtgaaaagccgttttcatgtgtgaaatgtggaaaaagttttggtcaAAAACGGATTTTAACTCAGcatatgatgattcacacaggtgaaaagccgctttcatgtgtgaactgtggaaagggttttagtcacaaacaggttttaactcggcacatgatgattcacactggtgaaaagccgttttcatgtgtgaaatgtggaaaaagttttagtcaaaaacagtatttaactcagcacatgatgattcacactggtgaaaagccgttttcatgtgtgaactgtggaaaaggttttagtcgaaaacttagtttaactgaacacatgatgattcacactggtgaaaag